The Vicia villosa cultivar HV-30 ecotype Madison, WI linkage group LG1, Vvil1.0, whole genome shotgun sequence genome includes a region encoding these proteins:
- the LOC131603912 gene encoding heptahelical transmembrane protein 1 produces MNYCATKSVVKRKGKETDETLSFTNNNNNKMLSHDQHDRKEKRFGLVSFWELPNYMKDNEYILRYYRANWPLKEAFFSLFLWHNETLNVWTHLLGFILFLGLTLANLMKPRVVDLLQQFTRSLSSGAEKNVSDTIKDFLGAALLFDLKHQVPLKMEVEALEFVIARWPFFVFLGGSMFCLLSSSICHLFSCHSHDLNLFLLRLDYCGIAVMIITSFFPQIYYVFLCQPQWQFLYLAGITAMGLFTIVTLLSPTLSTGKHRAFRAMLFCSMGLFGIVPAVHACIVNWANPRRNITLAYECAMAFSYLIGTMFYVTRIPERWKPGWFDLAGHSHQIFHVLVVAGALAHYAATLKLLEWRDTFGCDMV; encoded by the exons ATGAATTATTGTGCCACCAAAAGTGTTGTCAAGAGAAAAGGTAAAGAAACTGATGAAACGCTGTCGTTCacaaacaataacaataacaagatGTTGTCGCATGATCAACATGATCGAAAAGAAAAACGGTTTGGTCTTGTGTCGTTTTGGGAGCTTCCTAATTATATGAAGGATAATGAATATATTTTGCGGTATTATAGAGCTAATTGGCCTCTTAAGGAAGCTTTCTTCAGTCTCTTTCTTTGGCATAACGAAACTTTGAATGTTTGGAC ACATTTACTTGGTTTTATTCTGTTTCTTGGATTAACCTTGGCCAATTTGATGAAGCCTCGTGTCGTTGATCTCTTACAACAATTTACAAG ATCTCTCTCTTCAGGTGCTGAAAAAAATGTCTCAGATACCATCAAAGATTTCCTG GGCGCGGCGTTACTGTTTGATCTAAAACATCAAGTACCATTGAAAATGGAAGTTGAAGCATTAGAATTTGTTATAGCAAGATGGCCATTCTTTGTTTTCCTAGGTGGATCTATGTTCTGTCTCCTCTCAAGCAGTATTTGTCACCTCTTTTCATGTCACTCCCATGATTTAAACCTGTTTCTATTAAGACTCGACTACTGCGGAATCGCTGTCATGATCATAACTTCATTTTTCCCTCAGATTTACTATGTTTTCCTATGCCAACCTCAATGGCAATTCCTCTACTTAGCTGGTATAACTGCCATGGGACTATTCACCATAGTGACATTGCTTTCTCCAACGCTTTCTACGGGAAAACATCGCGCGTTTCGAGCTATGTTGTTCTGCTCGATGGGACTTTTCGGTATTGTGCCTGCAGTTCATGCTTGTATTGTGAATTGGGCGAATCCTCGGCGCAATATTACACTAGCGTATGAATGTGCCATGGCATTTTCTTACCTGATTGGAACAATGTTCTATGTGACGCGGATACCGGAACGATGGAAGCCTGGTTGGTTTGATTTAGCAGGACACAGTCATCAAATATTTCATGTTTTAGTTGTGGCTGGTGCTTTGGCACATTATGCAGCTACTCTTAAATTGCTTGAATGGCGTGACACTTTTGGGTGTGACATGGTTTAA